From one Gossypium hirsutum isolate 1008001.06 chromosome D08, Gossypium_hirsutum_v2.1, whole genome shotgun sequence genomic stretch:
- the LOC107913253 gene encoding bidirectional sugar transporter SWEET14, which produces MAANIHDQSFSIVFGLLGNILSFFVYLAPLPTFYKIFKKKSTEGFQSIPYSVALFSAMLLLYYAFLKQHDAVMLITINSIGSCIESIYLIFYLIYATKTARIYTTKLVIFFNIVALGLIILVTLVFFKGHLRVSIVGWICAIFSVCVFAAPLSIIRLVIKTKSVEYMPFPLSFFLTLCAITWFLYGFSLKDFYIATPNILGFSFGITQMILYLVYRGETKALVLPDSNNKVQLEQFPNANNVQQSTVNQNQEGAMNYGVAGMISNSQVVPSELNV; this is translated from the exons ATGGCTGCAAACATCCATGATCAAAGTTTCTCTATTGTTTTTGGTCTTCTTG GGAATATTTTGTCTTTCTTTGTTTATCTTGCCCCACT GCCAACTTTTTACAAGATTTTCAAGAAGAAATCAACAGAAGGTTTTCAATCGATTCCATATTCAGTAGCACTTTTCAGTGCCATGTTGCTTCTTTACTACGCTTTCCTCAAGCAACACGATGCAGTCATGCTCATCACCATTAACTCCATTGGCTCCTGCATCGAATCCATTTATCTCATTTTTTACCTGATTTATGCTACCAAAACAGCCAGG ATATACACGACAAAGCTGGTTATATTTTTCAACATAGTGGCATTAGGATTAATCATACTTGTCACCTTGGTATTTTTTAAAGGCCATCTTCGAGTTTCTATCGTAGGGTGGATTTGTGCCATCTTCTCAGTTTGTGTCTTTGCTGCTCCCCTTAGCATCATT AGATTAGTGATAAAAACGAAGAGTGTGGAATACATGCCATTCCCATTGTCATTCTTTTTGACTCTCTGTGCTATAACATGGTTTCTTTATGGGTTTTCATTAAAAGATTTCTACATAGCA ACACCAAACATTTTGGGGTTCAGCTTTGGAATAACTCAGATGATATTATATCTTGTATATCGCGGCGAAACGAAAGCATTGGTCTTGCCTGATAGCAACAACAAGGTCCAATTAGAGCAATTTCCGAATGCTAATAATGTCCAACAAAGTACTGTAAACCAGAATCAAGAAGGTGCCATGAATTATGGAGTTGCAGGGATGATTAGCAACTCACAAGTTGTCCCTAGTGAACTCAACGTTTGA